The sequence GAGGAAGGGGGAGAGGCTTCAGCCGCTTGCGCTATCCTCCTCTCCCTCACTTGCAACACATCTAGCCTCTCGCAAGCGGGGGTAAATCTGCGTCGACTAACAGGCTGTTACCTGAAAGCGTGGGCCAGCGGCCCGCATTGGGTTCCCTGGGTGCGCGGGCCTCCGGCCCGCTTCAGGCAAACATACTCGATACGGCAGACGGCTTGGGCGCCTACCCCGACACCAGTTGCCCTGGGTGCGCGGGCCTCTGACCCGCGTTGCACAGTGCCTGTCAAAAGCCTGAAGCTAGGGTGCGCGGGCCAGAGGCCCGCATCGAGCAGACATACTCGATACAGCAGACGGCTTGGGCGCCTACCCCGACACCAGTTGCCCTGGGTGCGCGGGCCTCTGACCCGCGTCGGGCAGGGATGGTCGAAACCCATCGGCTGGCGCATCAGCACTCTATCACCCTACCCTCGCCCCCGCAAGCGGGCTGGGAGGTGAAAGCACACCTACTATACCTTACCAGGTAGGGTCAAAACATTGAAAAGCCTTGGAATCCATTACGCTCTTGGCGATGATAAACAATGGTAACGTTACTCTGTTTTCAACTCACGTGAAATCAATACCTTGTCGACTCGTAAGCCATCCATATCGACCACCTCAAAGCGCCATCCGCCCCAATGCGTCACATCACCCGCGCGCGGAATCTGGCCGATGAGACTGATCACCAGACCGGCCAATGTCTCGTAGCGGTAGGTCTCTTCATCGGGCAATTCATCAACTTCAAGCAAGGTACGGACCTCATCAATCGGCAAGGCACCTTCGACCAGGTAAGAACCATCTTCACGCCGTATGATGGGCGGCGGGGTTGCATCATCGTATTCATCATCAATTTCACCGACGATTTCTTCCAAAACGTCTTCCAAGGTAACAATGCCTTCAATCCCCCCTAATTCGCCCACAACGAGCGCCATGTGACGTCGGCTGCGCCGGAATGTGGTCAGCAATGCCGACGCTCGACTATTTTCAGGGACGTACAACGGAGGTGAAACGGCTTCGCGCACCAGCGCGTGTTCACCTTTCTTCCGGTAGAGTAAGAGCAAGTCGCGCACGTGGAGAATCCCTACAATCTGATCGGGTGTCTCTTCGTACACCGGAAAGCGCGAGTAACCACTGGCGAGCAATTCATCGATGACTTCGCCGAGGGTACGGTTGGCGGCAACCATTTCCACTTCGTGGCGCGGTGTCATTATATGCCGCACTGCCCGATCACTGAAGCGAAAGACCCGCTCGATAAACTGCTGCTCTTGCAATTCAACTTCGCCCGTTTCCGCTCCTTCACGCACCAGCGCACGAATATCCTCTTCGGTCACTCGATCCTCAGCAACATTCGCCCGCCCTAACATCATCAATATCAAACGGGTTGAAGCGCTCAGCAACGCGATAATTGGCGTACTGATATGGGCGAGCAACAACATTGGTCGCGCCATCAAGGTGGCAATCGTTTCTGCACTTTGCAGCGCAATCCGTTTGGGAACCAATTCGCCTAACACCAGCGACAGATAGGTCACCAGTAACACGACCAGAAATTGGGCTAGTTGCGCAGCATAAGGCGCCAGCCATTCATTACGAGCAATCCAGGGCGTAATCTGAATGGCAAGAGTCGCTCCGGCGAAGACACCATTAAGTGTTCCGATAAGAGTGATCCCGATCTGCACTGCCGCCAGAAAGCGATCAGGGTCTTCTTGTAATTGCAGTGCAATTGCTGCTCCGCGATGACCTTCTTCAGCGCGCTGTTCGAGACGTCCACGTCGTGCTGAAACCACTGCCAACTCGGTAGCGGCAAAAAGACCGTTAGCCAGAGCTAGTGCGATAATAATTAAGAGTTCTTGCATAGGTTTTCTCAGGCGTGCCACCAGCCGCAGGCATTGCCCATTGCATGTTGGCATGATCAGCGGGCAATGTGATGTATGGATACCTTGAGTTGTGTAGAAGGGAAGGTAGATGAGGAATGGCAAGGCGCAAACACAAATGACGACGGTTACGGTACCGTCGCCTGCTTACCCGTTGTGTACAACTACGTTCAGGTTCCATCTATCGATAGTGAATAATACGGAGAAAGCTGGCTGCCTGCAAAGAAGCGCCACCAACGAGCGCGCCATCAATGTCGGGCTGGGCCATCAATTCATCGATATTATCCGGTTTGACACTGCCGCCATATTGAATACGTACTGCTGCTGCGATCTCTGCTCCGTACAACTCGTGCAATGTCGCTCGAATCGCGGCATGCATAGCCTGAGCATCGGCAGGAGTAGCGGTATCGCCGGTGCCAATGGCCCAGATCGGCTCATAGGCAATCACCACATTAAGCATTTGCTCTGGCATCACATCAACCAGCGCTGCCCGAACCTGTGCGGTCACAATTGGCTCTGCCTGGCCGGCATCACGCTGCGGCTTGCTCTCACCCACACATACGATTGGCCGCAGCCCATGAGCGAGAGCAGCGCGCAGTTTACGGTTTACGAATGCGTCACTCTCGCCGAAGTACTGGCGACGTTCGCTGTGACCAACAATGACGTAGCGACAACCAATATCAACCAGCATCGGTGGTGAGACTTCGCCGGTAAAAGCTCCTTGAGCTTCAGGATAGAGATTCTGCGCCCCTAATCCCAGCGGGGTATTGGTCAGTAACGGTGCGACAGCGGCCAGTGCAGTGAACGGCGGACAAACAATCGCTTCACGGTCAGTCAGTTCACCGAGGCCAGCCAGTAATTCACGAACTAGGAGGGTTGCTTCACCAACCGTTTTGTACATCTTCCAATTTCCGGCAATCAGCGGAGTACGCATTGCATCCTCTTCTTAAAATGCCCGCAGAATCGTCTGTAAAACGTTGAACAACACTGTATCACTGATCAAAAAGGTTAGCCCCACCCCAACGGCCACAGTAACGGCAAATACCCGCCAATCCCAAGCCAGCACCTTTGCGCCATCAAATGGGCCGGCAGGTATCATATTGAACAGGCCAATCCAGGCGTTGAAGCGGAATCCGACATAACAAATGGTGATCAGAAGTTCCATGAATAGCGGACGCAATAACATAACCGGAATGAACAGCAAGAGAAATACCACCGCTAACACCAGGTTGGTGACCGGCCCGACCAGGGCAATGATCCCACTTTGGCGTACCGTTAACAGTCCGCGATGCCAGACGGCGCCCGGTGCTGCGATGAAGATACCAAGGAAACTGATCAGGATCGAGAGAATGAGCCAGCGATCGTTTGCAATAAAATGAGCCTGAGCACCATAACCACGGGCCACAATCCGATGGGCCAGCTCGTGGAGAACAAAGCCGATGCCGGCAACCACTGCCGCAACGATCAGGTTGATCACGAACTCGCCACTGAGCAGATTCGTCGCCCCAGTCTGCATAATGGCGAAGGCAAGGGTCGTACCTGCCCACGCCTTCAACAGTTCGACATTGTCGTTACGGGGACGGCTGAAAATGTCATCAAAGGCGGTAAAGTCTCGCACGGAGTTTCCTACTCTGCTGTATCAAACACCTCTCGATATATTATAGCATACCGTACCGGTTGCTCTGCCCTGCACCGAGTCTCAGCGGTTTTCAAAGTTTTCAGTGAACGTGCTGCGAAGTACGCCTCTCACGCTCCCGTAGGGCTTTTGAAAGGTTTTATCGTATCCTCCCAGGAATGGCA comes from Chloroflexus sp. Y-396-1 and encodes:
- a CDS encoding peptidase M50, whose translation is MRDFTAFDDIFSRPRNDNVELLKAWAGTTLAFAIMQTGATNLLSGEFVINLIVAAVVAGIGFVLHELAHRIVARGYGAQAHFIANDRWLILSILISFLGIFIAAPGAVWHRGLLTVRQSGIIALVGPVTNLVLAVVFLLLFIPVMLLRPLFMELLITICYVGFRFNAWIGLFNMIPAGPFDGAKVLAWDWRVFAVTVAVGVGLTFLISDTVLFNVLQTILRAF
- a CDS encoding hemolysin family protein, translated to MQELLIIIALALANGLFAATELAVVSARRGRLEQRAEEGHRGAAIALQLQEDPDRFLAAVQIGITLIGTLNGVFAGATLAIQITPWIARNEWLAPYAAQLAQFLVVLLVTYLSLVLGELVPKRIALQSAETIATLMARPMLLLAHISTPIIALLSASTRLILMMLGRANVAEDRVTEEDIRALVREGAETGEVELQEQQFIERVFRFSDRAVRHIMTPRHEVEMVAANRTLGEVIDELLASGYSRFPVYEETPDQIVGILHVRDLLLLYRKKGEHALVREAVSPPLYVPENSRASALLTTFRRSRRHMALVVGELGGIEGIVTLEDVLEEIVGEIDDEYDDATPPPIIRREDGSYLVEGALPIDEVRTLLEVDELPDEETYRYETLAGLVISLIGQIPRAGDVTHWGGWRFEVVDMDGLRVDKVLISRELKTE
- the tpiA gene encoding triose-phosphate isomerase, producing MRTPLIAGNWKMYKTVGEATLLVRELLAGLGELTDREAIVCPPFTALAAVAPLLTNTPLGLGAQNLYPEAQGAFTGEVSPPMLVDIGCRYVIVGHSERRQYFGESDAFVNRKLRAALAHGLRPIVCVGESKPQRDAGQAEPIVTAQVRAALVDVMPEQMLNVVIAYEPIWAIGTGDTATPADAQAMHAAIRATLHELYGAEIAAAVRIQYGGSVKPDNIDELMAQPDIDGALVGGASLQAASFLRIIHYR